Genomic window (Flavobacterium oreochromis):
TTTTAAACTCATCTATTTGATCGAGCAAAACAGCACCGTTTCCTGCCACCTCAGGAATGGAGGAATTATTTGAAGCAATTACAGGGCAATGCGTTTTCATTGCTTCTAGCAATGGAATACCAAAACCTTCATAAGAAGAAGGATACAATAAGGCAAATGCCTTATTATAAAGCAAATTTAACTTTACATTATCCAGTCTACTAAACACGAAATAACTTTCTTTTACTTTCAGTAAATCATCTAACATTTTTTCCTCTCCCTTGTTTAAAGGTTCCCCTATAATAACCAGTTTAAATTCTCCTTTAAACTGAGCTGCTGCTTTTACAGCTAATGGAAAATTTTTATAACTGGTCCTATGACCTATATACAACAAATATTTATAATCTTGTAAAGCCTCAAAATCAGAGGATTGGGCTGAAATTGTAAAATCGGTATGGATTGGATAAAATTCTCTACTTACTCCATTATAAATTACCTTTATCTTACTTCTATCTACATTTGGGACAAAAGCTACTAAATCTTTTTTTGTATTTTCAGATATACAAATAATACCATCGGAATTTAAAACGGCATATTTTTTTTTGATACAAGTTGACCCATTTAGCCAGACCTGTTCTAAATTTTTCAGTGGTAAAATCATGGATTGTGGTAATATTTATAGCTTTTTTTGATTTTGAAATTCTAAAATAACTAGAATGAAAGATTGTCTTAGACGTGATAGGAATCGTAAAATTAAGATATCTTCTAATAGCTAATTTCAAGAAAGTTTCATTTTTTACATTTTTAAGCGTTAGGTCTTTTCTAAAAATATTTTCATTTTCTTCAATTGGTTCATAAAAAGAAACTTCTTCGTCTGTCAAATTATTAAATCTTTTAATTAACTCTGTCCAGTAAACAGACCCCCCTCCAGATCTTTGAAGCGAATAAATTATATTATCAAAAATGATTTTCATTATTTAATTAGTTATTGTTTGTTTAAAACAATTTACAATATATTAAAAATTAGTAAATATCTCATAAAATTCAGTATTACTATATCTAAAAAAAATCAATATTTTTTTACTAAAACACAAGATATTATAACTTACAAAAATATAAATCTAGCTTTTAGCAGATTCCTATCCTCGTCCTAAAGTACTCTAACCTTCTTTATATTTGTTTTTATCCGAAAAAGGTTATACTTATTCGAATTAGAATAAGTCTTTACAATTAAACTTTAAGAATCTTTATTAAGAAAGCAAGCTTTCCCATTTTTTTAAAATCATATCAGGAGAATATTTCAAAGATTCCATTTTACAATTCCCTCCTATTTTTAACCTTAAATCTTGATTAGAAATTAATTTTTTCAGTTTTTCGTAAAAATCGTCCTCATTATCCAAAACATATCCTGTAATATTTTCTTTGATTAAAGCCTGAGTTCCTTCACAAAAATAACCAACTACTGGTAGACCGCAATGTTGTGCCTCTAGTATAACCATTGGGAGTGCTTCATTATATGATGTTATCATAAAAATGGATGCTGCCATATATTGATCAACAATATTTTTTACTGGTGAAAAAAACAATACATTATCTAAACCTTCATTTTTAAATAACTTTTTTAATTCCATCTCTTTGTCACCATTACCAAATATTTTGATTCTCCAATGTGGAAATTCATTTAGCAACTTTTTAGCTATGGGTACTACCCGATCATATCCTTTTTCTTGACTTAATCTACCTACCATAATGATTGTATTTTCTGTCACATTAGAAACCGCTTCAGTAAAGAATGGTAAGGAATTAGGAATGATTTTTATATTTTTATTTAAATGTTTTATCTTATTCAATGCAATAGTAGACAAAGTTACAACTGCCGTCAACTTAGAGTATCCTATTTTCATTAATACTCTTGAAAGGAGAGGGATAGAATCGTAATCTATATGTTCACAAGCAATTTTTTTTATTTTTTCTGTTCCTTTTACAAAAGGAAGTACTCCACTAATATTATGCCCTTCTCCTATAATTACATCAGGCTTATGCCTTGCTATTGTTTTTTTCATTTTTGAAAAAAATTCAATGTACCAGATTATTTTTGAAGTCAGTTTAATAGTCATCGGCTTCATTGATAAAAAATCAAGTGTTACTCGCTGATCTAATTCAAAAAAAACAGGCCTATTTTCTGACAAACTAACCACTACAACCTCATGTTTTGATATTAACATATTAGCCAAATTAATTGTAGAACGTTCTGTCCCTCCTGATCTAGCTATATCTCCTATTATTAATACTATTTTAATCTTTTTTGAATTTTTAGAGTAATTGATAGAATTATGATACACCATAATAAAAATCTAAGAAAATAAAAATATTCTGCTCTTGCTAAATAAACAGAAAACCCAACTATTACAGCATAACTAATAAAACTTCTAATAGAAGATAAGGCATTCATTCTAGCATAATTAACACTGTACCCTAATATAGGAAAAAGAAAAAAGACACCTACTATTCCAAAAGCAAGATAAACATCGGCGACTATATTTGTTCCTAGCCCCCACGTACCAACCTCTCCAAAAGTTGCCTTTGTAGTAATAAGTGCAGAGCGCATATTATCTTGATCGAAACCAAAGATTGCAACTACCATAGATTGCAAAAAGGTATGGGTGCTAAAAGAGGGGACAACATGGATTCACCATAAGTAAAGCCATTTTCCTTTACATAATCTATTGCCACATATGTATTTCGATTATTTACGATAAAATCCATTGCAGAATCTTCGATATGAAATTCCTCATATTTATTTGAAACTTGTCGAAAAAAACCAATAACTGCAAATAAAACAATACCAACAAAAATAATAAAAGAAAACCTAACTAACGAGACTGGCTTATACAATAGTGAATACAACCCCAAAATGGTTAAAACAATCTGTATAGGTATAGTTCTACTACCAATTAAGAAAAACATAAAAAAATTAAGCCTACACATATGTAAGCGACTTTGTTAATCTTTAAAAAAACAATACTTTTATTATTGTGTATTTTTAAATTAATAGCTTCTCCAATTATTCCTGACAACATAAAAGCAGGAAATATAGCAAAGAAATACTGACTAATAGCCCCTTCTTGAACCACATCAACCCCGCCTCCTATATACTGCATCATTATTTGTTCATAGCCTCCTGTTAGAACATATAATAGTAAAAAAAACAAAGAGAGTAAAAAAAGTGGTGTAGTATTTATACTTTTAAAAGTGGTAAAATCAATAGTCTTAAGTGATGAAGAACTTCTTTTTTTTGTATTGACTAACACTGCACCAAAAATATAACCAGATATACTTAACAAAGATAACCCTGATGACAATGGTAATGTGTTTTTATCAAAATATAACTCATAAAATACATACCTATAAGGATCTGTTTCATACATATATACCGTATAATAAAAAGTAACGAATAAAAATGAAACAAAAAACATATTATCAAAATCGAAATAGTTTTTCTTTTTCCTTATTAATAGATACGAAATAAAGGAAAAAATAGTAATACAAAAACAAAGAACTGAATACGAATAATTATATACACTTGGAGCGAATAAACATATAAGTAAAGATACCAGAAAAATAATTAAAAAATATAATTTAGACATATATAAAGTTATTCATATCGATTTTAACATACTATTTTTTCTGACAATAAATCTACAGAACAAAATCTCTGAAATAGCAGAAAAAGAAATGGCTATTCCAAAAATTAAAACATTTTTATAAACAAAAATTAACAGACAGAAAATTAGACATGTAAATAAAGAAACTATCTGATTCAATGTTACATAGTAATTATTGTTTGTAGGAATAAACACAAAATTAATATATGCTGTAACAACCAACCAACTCATAATCGTAGTACTTAAAAATAATACTAAAGGAAAACACATTTCAAAACCATTACCTCCCAATATATTAATCAATAAATTTCCGAATAATATTAATAAAATAATTAAAATTGACGACACTATATACTCAACCTTAATAATTTTCTTTATTATTGAAGCGTTAACATTTCTAACTA
Coding sequences:
- a CDS encoding glycosyltransferase family 4 protein; this translates as MILPLKNLEQVWLNGSTCIKKKYAVLNSDGIICISENTKKDLVAFVPNVDRSKIKVIYNGVSREFYPIHTDFTISAQSSDFEALQDYKYLLYIGHRTSYKNFPLAVKAAAQFKGEFKLVIIGEPLNKGEEKMLDDLLKVKESYFVFSRLDNVKLNLLYNKAFALLYPSSYEGFGIPLLEAMKTHCPVIASNNSSIPEVAGNGAVLLDQIDEFKIASAIQQLKNIEFRNKLIKRGIEQSAKFDWDLTFQQYLNFYKELYYER
- a CDS encoding glycosyltransferase, translating into MVYHNSINYSKNSKKIKIVLIIGDIARSGGTERSTINLANMLISKHEVVVVSLSENRPVFFELDQRVTLDFLSMKPMTIKLTSKIIWYIEFFSKMKKTIARHKPDVIIGEGHNISGVLPFVKGTEKIKKIACEHIDYDSIPLLSRVLMKIGYSKLTAVVTLSTIALNKIKHLNKNIKIIPNSLPFFTEAVSNVTENTIIMVGRLSQEKGYDRVVPIAKKLLNEFPHWRIKIFGNGDKEMELKKLFKNEGLDNVLFFSPVKNIVDQYMAASIFMITSYNEALPMVILEAQHCGLPVVGYFCEGTQALIKENITGYVLDNEDDFYEKLKKLISNQDLRLKIGGNCKMESLKYSPDMILKKWESLLS
- the wzy gene encoding O-antigen polysaccharide polymerase Wzy → MVVAIFGFDQDNMRSALITTKATFGEVGTWGLGTNIVADVYLAFGIVGVFFLFPILGYSVNYARMNALSSIRSFISYAVIVGFSVYLARAEYFYFLRFLLWCIIILSITLKIQKRLK